One genomic window of Leptotrichia shahii includes the following:
- a CDS encoding adhesion protein FadA, producing the protein MKKVGILFVLLSALSFSANSAKTVKSTKTKTTKTVTTQTVTGRFNQLEAEYERLVNMENQEYNKLKENADAAATTLAEKEAQKAQIEERIAKIEAAADSKAFKAQYSDLAKQYKAVVKALDSEIKSLRTKVENFDAIKSLKGDQ; encoded by the coding sequence ATGAAAAAAGTTGGAATTTTATTTGTACTTTTGAGTGCTCTATCATTTTCAGCTAATTCTGCCAAAACTGTAAAATCTACAAAAACAAAAACTACAAAAACAGTAACAACTCAAACAGTAACTGGTAGATTTAATCAATTAGAAGCAGAATACGAAAGATTGGTAAATATGGAGAACCAAGAGTATAATAAATTAAAAGAAAATGCTGATGCTGCAGCAACTACATTAGCTGAAAAAGAAGCTCAAAAAGCTCAAATTGAAGAAAGAATCGCAAAAATTGAAGCAGCAGCAGATTCAAAAGCATTCAAAGCTCAATATTCTGATTTAGCAAAACAATATAAAGCTGTAGTTAAAGCATTAGATTCAGAAATCAAATCTTTAAGAACAAAAGTTGAGAATTTTGATGCCATTAAATCTCTAAAAGGAGATCAATAA
- a CDS encoding adhesion protein FadA encodes MKKKLAVLLGVLVLSSVSFAAPAKSTKPSGGSIESSLSNLENQLEKLQQMEDAKYREQEAQANAASQRLENYTAMQAKIDERLAEIEANEDTSIFGKEFKAKAAEYRNLRNQLDKEIAKEQQIISNFEVIKSLR; translated from the coding sequence ATGAAAAAGAAATTAGCAGTATTATTAGGAGTATTAGTATTAAGTAGTGTTTCATTTGCAGCACCTGCAAAATCTACAAAACCATCAGGTGGATCAATTGAAAGCAGCTTAAGTAACTTAGAAAATCAATTAGAAAAATTACAACAAATGGAAGATGCAAAATATAGAGAGCAAGAAGCTCAAGCAAATGCAGCATCTCAAAGATTAGAAAATTATACAGCAATGCAAGCTAAAATTGACGAAAGACTTGCTGAAATTGAAGCAAATGAAGACACTAGCATCTTCGGAAAAGAATTCAAAGCTAAGGCTGCTGAATATAGAAACTTAAGAAATCAATTAGACAAAGAAATTGCTAAAGAACAACAAATTATTAGTAACTTTGAAGTAATTAAATCTTTAAGATAG
- a CDS encoding DMT family transporter, which yields MKEKMKLRGMLLAGLASSLWSISGISGEILFEKYNFSSDWLVSTRTLISGILLFMVVIFIEKKSILKPLKNKKDFIGIILFGTAGMYLVQYTYFKTIELSNVSFATILQFTAPFFIFIYESIKNKKVPAVSTVILLFMTVLGVVFIATKGKVSSLSVSPEALLLGLISAIMIAFYSIYPKKLLKKYGSITVVGWGMIVGSIISNIVYPIWKIQGDVNLKSIIQVIIVVILGTSLAYLIYIASLNYISSSLAGILTAFEPVLAAILSVIIFGLRFSFVELIGFVLVFISIFILEKRL from the coding sequence ATGAAAGAAAAAATGAAATTACGAGGAATGTTGTTAGCAGGTTTAGCTTCAAGTTTATGGTCTATATCAGGAATTTCTGGAGAAATTTTATTTGAAAAATATAACTTTTCATCAGATTGGCTGGTGTCAACAAGGACATTAATTTCTGGAATATTGCTTTTTATGGTGGTCATTTTTATTGAGAAAAAATCTATTTTAAAGCCATTGAAAAATAAAAAGGATTTTATTGGAATAATTTTATTTGGAACTGCAGGAATGTATTTGGTTCAATATACATATTTTAAGACAATTGAATTAAGCAATGTTTCATTTGCAACAATTTTACAGTTTACAGCACCGTTTTTTATATTTATTTATGAATCTATAAAAAATAAAAAAGTTCCAGCTGTTTCAACAGTGATTTTACTTTTTATGACGGTTTTAGGAGTTGTATTTATAGCTACAAAGGGGAAAGTTTCAAGTTTGTCTGTTTCGCCAGAGGCATTATTGCTTGGACTTATTTCAGCAATTATGATTGCTTTTTATTCAATTTATCCCAAAAAACTTTTGAAAAAATATGGAAGTATAACAGTAGTTGGATGGGGAATGATAGTAGGGAGCATAATTTCAAATATTGTTTATCCAATCTGGAAAATACAAGGAGATGTAAATCTAAAATCTATTATTCAAGTAATAATTGTAGTAATTTTAGGAACTTCCCTTGCATATTTAATCTACATTGCAAGTTTAAATTACATTTCCTCTTCTCTTGCAGGAATTTTAACAGCTTTTGAGCCTGTGCTTGCGGCAATCTTGTCAGTAATTATTTTTGGATTGAGATTTTCTTTCGTTGAATTAATTGGATTTGTACTGGTTTTTATTTCAATTTTTATTTTGGAAAAAAGATTGTGA
- a CDS encoding M24 family metallopeptidase, with the protein MEKRTEKLSRILNELNIDGLFITDLYNLRYFTGFTGTTGVALATKYGNFFFSDFRYKTQATREVTEMGFEFVEVSRGSLQTVGEYIKKFGLKNVGFEDINVSFSLYQTIKEIFKVELAPVGNKLVMERMVKSNEEIALIKKAVEISDVAFSEALKIIKEGVSEKEVSSYMEYIQRKLGADDRSFTTIFASGYRSAMPHGVASDKKIQKEEFITMDFGAYYEGYVSDITRTVYYGNNITEKHKEIYNMVLEAQLLGINTIKEGIMSDEVDKTVRNFFNEKGYGEYFGHGLGHGIGAEIHELPYLSSASQIELKENMVVTSEPGLYFDGWGGVRIEDDVVVKKDGREVLNKSNKELIILS; encoded by the coding sequence ATGGAAAAAAGAACTGAAAAATTATCAAGAATCTTAAATGAACTGAATATTGATGGACTATTTATTACAGATTTGTATAATCTTCGATATTTTACTGGATTTACTGGAACTACTGGAGTTGCTCTTGCGACAAAATATGGAAATTTTTTCTTTTCGGATTTTAGATATAAAACACAAGCTACTAGAGAAGTTACTGAAATGGGATTTGAATTTGTTGAAGTTTCACGTGGTTCGCTTCAGACAGTTGGAGAATATATAAAGAAATTTGGACTAAAAAATGTCGGATTTGAAGATATTAATGTTTCATTCTCGCTTTATCAAACAATTAAAGAGATTTTTAAAGTCGAATTAGCCCCTGTTGGAAATAAACTTGTAATGGAAAGAATGGTAAAATCTAACGAAGAAATTGCTCTTATCAAAAAAGCGGTAGAAATTAGTGATGTGGCATTTTCAGAAGCCTTAAAAATCATAAAGGAAGGTGTTTCTGAAAAGGAAGTCTCTTCATATATGGAATATATTCAAAGAAAATTAGGAGCAGATGACCGTTCATTCACAACAATTTTTGCCAGCGGTTATCGTTCAGCTATGCCACATGGAGTAGCTTCTGATAAAAAAATTCAAAAAGAAGAATTTATCACAATGGATTTTGGAGCATATTATGAAGGATATGTCTCAGATATAACAAGAACTGTTTACTATGGAAACAATATTACAGAAAAACATAAAGAAATTTATAATATGGTTCTAGAAGCCCAATTATTGGGAATCAACACAATAAAAGAAGGTATAATGTCAGATGAAGTTGACAAAACTGTTAGAAATTTCTTTAATGAAAAGGGATATGGCGAATATTTTGGACACGGATTGGGACACGGAATTGGTGCTGAAATTCACGAATTGCCTTATTTATCTTCTGCTTCTCAGATTGAATTAAAGGAAAACATGGTAGTTACCTCTGAACCCGGACTTTATTTTGATGGATGGGGCGGAGTCAGAATTGAAGATGATGTCGTAGTCAAAAAAGATGGAAGAGAAGTATTAAATAAGAGTAACAAGGAATTAATTATCCTATCTTAA
- a CDS encoding OmpP1/FadL family transporter, which translates to MKLKIAILSVLTAIFSNAASIDYLSNNSASYFQNPSQTGQISVEGAFYNPAGTAFLDDGTYINANLQNSMIDESMTLNGKKLKSHRYAGAPSFNLLYKKNNYSFFGNLSVIAGGATLRYNDGVAGIELAGETFNNITGGKLGAKVVKNRFTGQNRYYQLMLGSAYKFNDTFSMSGGLKYVYAHRKLDGEAQYSYNPLVGAAIGLNKNYLSMNSKRNAQGIGGIIGFDYRPTDTLNFAVKYETPVKLKFKSKAQENNKMLLAGRPLGISFFYPEYADGVNLRRDLPGVLALGVSKDVNKWTFSGGYTHYFNKAAKIDRFKYNDGYEVNFGADYRINDKFTWHAGFNYADTGAKKESFSDVEYAINSQIYATGLTYKPTESSEWKFGLAHVNYNSSNGKREKTSLPGVTIDKSKVKYDKNVNVFTIGYTHKF; encoded by the coding sequence ATGAAATTAAAAATAGCCATTCTATCAGTTTTAACTGCAATTTTTTCAAATGCAGCAAGTATTGATTATTTATCAAATAATTCAGCCTCATACTTTCAAAATCCATCTCAAACAGGACAAATTTCTGTAGAAGGTGCCTTTTATAATCCAGCAGGAACTGCTTTTTTAGATGATGGAACTTATATTAATGCAAATTTACAAAATTCAATGATTGATGAATCAATGACATTAAATGGGAAAAAATTAAAATCACATAGATATGCAGGAGCACCTTCATTTAATCTTTTATACAAAAAAAATAATTACTCATTTTTTGGAAATCTAAGCGTTATTGCAGGCGGAGCTACTCTTCGTTATAACGATGGAGTTGCTGGAATTGAACTGGCTGGAGAAACTTTTAACAATATTACTGGAGGAAAGCTCGGAGCGAAAGTTGTAAAAAACCGTTTTACAGGACAAAACCGTTACTATCAGCTAATGCTCGGAAGTGCCTATAAATTCAACGATACTTTCTCAATGTCAGGCGGTCTTAAATACGTTTATGCTCACAGAAAATTAGATGGGGAAGCACAATACAGTTATAATCCACTTGTAGGAGCAGCTATCGGTCTTAACAAAAATTATTTATCAATGAACTCAAAACGTAATGCCCAAGGAATTGGAGGAATCATCGGATTTGACTACAGACCTACTGATACTTTAAATTTTGCAGTAAAATATGAAACACCTGTAAAATTAAAATTTAAGTCAAAAGCTCAGGAAAATAATAAAATGCTTCTTGCAGGACGACCTTTAGGAATTTCATTCTTCTATCCAGAATATGCAGATGGAGTTAATTTAAGACGTGACTTGCCAGGAGTTTTGGCATTAGGAGTTTCAAAAGATGTAAACAAATGGACTTTTTCTGGCGGATATACACATTATTTCAACAAAGCCGCAAAAATAGACAGATTTAAATATAATGACGGATATGAAGTAAACTTTGGAGCAGACTATAGAATTAATGATAAATTTACTTGGCATGCCGGATTCAACTATGCAGACACTGGAGCCAAAAAAGAATCATTCTCTGATGTAGAATATGCGATAAATTCTCAAATTTACGCAACTGGTCTTACTTATAAACCAACAGAATCTTCAGAATGGAAATTTGGACTAGCACATGTAAACTATAATTCTTCCAACGGAAAACGTGAGAAAACTTCCCTTCCAGGAGTTACTATTGATAAATCAAAAGTAAAATATGATAAAAACGTAAATGTATTCACAATTGGATACACACATAAATTTTAA
- a CDS encoding translocation/assembly module TamB domain-containing protein: MKYIKRSLIVFIFLLMSLFALKFYISTKNFRGVLTSILKSSGLNVEFRAVKLIGFSKIQIDNLKVKDLKGNVVIDAKKTTAGISLLMPTRLNRIDVYNGTVNLERRKNEDYNILHVIKTDPKKPKTFDPTSRIGKLHIHNTVLNYTDVTYTKKISKTLKKVNGRLETSKSRGFSLVAKGSGNKSQDGKTEVLKIELKSLMKSKQSIYSMFDKIKNSDERRKEFRLNFGFENVGITEELGQYVPLDMIKVKGGTLTGVLKLEHDKIKKAMQVLGSLKIKNGKLTYVDFDGDIEDVNAVIDLKKDKITVNANTKLSESPVTLTLAYFIQNQKLNLKLVTDKLPFEQIARYKIIKGSKISAEGAVTGNLEVNVDTKNKKTALTGKFSSDNINISNYNFQNIKTSMKIADEKLTLTDTSFLFNEEFSGFKVNEDVKVGKFEYDLKKKTGTGNYVLSNLGSDFDIKKITGSAKISPKNIITGTVRSNVLKGRYTVNPKAQTVAVNARSNGYFTVNYSSKAYKISPDVDNLVVKFNSKNILRSGIIKARVKDLSVPFIKAIKVKVRIRNGNYRISGTAGMKGGGVLNISGTTTSNMKHSYSLNLPKEVDIAKLLRANGYNFNGLDKAKLPATAEARINGVNNKFSGTYEIHSPYGEYLGKYKNLHVNGKINDLTNLDMTVNAKVKELQFENQRLRNVTANLGIKDNAVNIASIRNENLNASGTYNIKSGKIDITAGLKNYMFTNNNLPSKMNVKIGTLNANLTGTADKLSGNYELYSPYGEYVVEYEKLHANGKINNLLNLDLTANAKMDELWLNYQRLKDVTANLGIKDNVVNIASIRNENLNASGKYNIKSGNMDINAALKDYMLYDTSPYKVNLKVKNLDANLTGTVDKLSGSIIMPSAPTTIKSTYVGDTNASISIKDGIMRFDDVTLRENKLNGTYDLKTGISDIELSLNEPDIPKLLDMKELTFGTKSNLKLKGNLNNFNLEGQLALNNMSLKSYKIPHIVADIKYSNGTTDKLFKYGTFDLQKLRFIGDNQETLFETQTKFDLANVNIDYQLEKQKFSLDSIQDLKDKGYSGDIDFGFFYRGSFEKFITGVKIKSDSVKLSGFPVKNVDIDLQADEKALNIGQFYLEYEKNPLLVNGYVQFIPVKYNVSMLAKDFNLDFLGINKDIEQASGVANIDAIFSNEATTGHILLNNFNYKTKDKLTLIDNVNTDINLKNNKLIVNRLDGGYNGGTFKVTGDLDVPTIPNDFMKTKRLELGKFELNANLNNVGLHYGTGIDFALSGNAIFTENRLFGDLVVNNAQIREIPNFNSSNSENAEMENSEQQKKKEQDKTIVEGIVEEVIDKILKQYTVELNVQAGDNVKINIPNVSIVRNIKGTVKGSSEITYADSQIGIDGEYGITKGSFSVNGNDFKIEGAEIRFVPSINGLTASVSDPFVIFDASTVVNGDRIEISVNGNISNPEIRFTSSSGKTREEIISLLAFNTVIGNSDKPGENKDNSADGVVVAGSLVNTALNELFLSSVTGKIKDVLGISKFNVSTNVDRSNKTGEYSAATTLTLQNNLYKDRLFWNASVKFPYQTSKNDEKNPIGYNAWLSYGVSNGLDLRIGGESLKRSSSSTNMSNGAKINYYFGVDFSTKADTFGDLLKKIFRKKKLDTLKK, from the coding sequence ATGAAATACATAAAGAGATCTTTGATTGTATTTATTTTTCTTCTAATGTCTTTATTTGCGTTAAAGTTTTATATTTCGACAAAAAACTTTAGGGGCGTACTGACTTCAATTTTGAAGAGCAGCGGACTGAACGTTGAATTTAGGGCTGTCAAGTTAATCGGGTTTAGTAAAATTCAAATTGACAACTTGAAAGTTAAAGATCTTAAGGGAAATGTAGTTATTGATGCTAAAAAAACTACGGCTGGAATAAGTCTTCTTATGCCGACAAGGCTTAATAGAATTGACGTGTATAATGGAACTGTAAATTTAGAACGTAGAAAAAATGAAGATTATAATATTCTTCATGTAATAAAAACAGATCCTAAAAAGCCAAAGACATTTGATCCAACAAGTAGAATCGGAAAACTTCATATTCACAATACAGTTTTAAATTATACAGATGTAACTTATACTAAAAAAATAAGTAAAACATTGAAAAAAGTGAATGGAAGATTGGAAACATCAAAATCTCGTGGTTTCTCACTTGTTGCAAAAGGTTCTGGAAATAAAAGCCAAGATGGGAAAACTGAAGTGTTAAAGATTGAATTAAAAAGCCTTATGAAATCTAAGCAATCAATTTATTCAATGTTTGATAAAATAAAAAACAGCGATGAAAGAAGAAAAGAATTTCGTCTGAATTTTGGTTTTGAAAATGTTGGAATAACTGAAGAACTGGGACAATATGTACCTCTTGATATGATAAAGGTAAAAGGCGGAACACTTACAGGTGTATTAAAATTAGAACACGATAAAATCAAAAAGGCAATGCAAGTTTTAGGAAGTTTGAAAATTAAAAATGGAAAATTGACTTATGTTGATTTTGATGGTGATATTGAAGATGTTAATGCTGTTATTGATTTGAAAAAAGATAAGATCACAGTAAATGCAAATACCAAGTTAAGTGAAAGTCCAGTAACTTTGACATTGGCGTATTTTATACAAAATCAAAAACTGAACTTAAAACTGGTTACAGATAAACTTCCATTTGAGCAAATTGCACGGTATAAAATAATTAAAGGTTCAAAAATTTCAGCTGAAGGTGCGGTTACAGGAAATCTTGAAGTAAATGTCGATACAAAAAATAAAAAGACAGCACTTACTGGGAAATTTTCTTCAGATAACATAAATATTTCAAATTATAATTTTCAAAATATAAAAACTTCTATGAAAATTGCAGATGAAAAACTGACTTTAACTGATACATCTTTCTTATTTAATGAAGAATTTTCAGGATTTAAAGTAAATGAAGATGTTAAAGTCGGAAAATTTGAATATGATCTGAAAAAGAAAACTGGTACAGGAAATTATGTATTAAGCAACCTTGGTTCTGATTTTGACATTAAAAAAATTACTGGAAGTGCTAAAATATCGCCGAAAAATATCATAACAGGTACGGTGAGATCCAATGTTCTAAAAGGTAGATATACAGTAAATCCAAAAGCACAGACAGTTGCAGTAAATGCAAGAAGTAACGGTTATTTTACTGTAAATTATAGTAGCAAGGCTTATAAAATCAGTCCTGATGTTGACAATCTAGTTGTGAAGTTTAACAGTAAAAATATACTTCGTTCTGGAATAATTAAGGCAAGAGTAAAAGATTTATCAGTTCCTTTTATAAAAGCTATAAAGGTCAAGGTAAGAATTCGTAATGGAAATTACAGAATAAGCGGAACAGCTGGAATGAAAGGTGGGGGAGTATTAAATATAAGCGGAACAACAACTTCCAATATGAAACATTCATACTCCCTTAATTTGCCAAAAGAAGTTGATATTGCAAAGTTGTTAAGGGCTAATGGATACAACTTTAACGGGCTGGATAAGGCAAAATTGCCTGCAACTGCAGAAGCCAGGATTAATGGTGTAAATAATAAGTTTTCTGGAACTTATGAAATCCATAGCCCTTATGGTGAATATCTGGGAAAGTATAAAAATTTACATGTTAATGGTAAAATTAATGATTTGACAAATTTGGATATGACAGTCAATGCAAAGGTAAAAGAACTGCAGTTTGAAAATCAGCGTTTGAGAAATGTAACAGCTAATCTTGGAATAAAGGATAATGCTGTTAATATCGCAAGTATAAGAAATGAAAACCTGAATGCAAGTGGTACATATAACATCAAATCTGGTAAAATAGATATAACTGCAGGATTAAAAAATTATATGTTCACTAATAATAATTTGCCCTCTAAAATGAATGTAAAAATTGGAACATTAAATGCTAATTTGACAGGAACGGCAGATAAACTTTCTGGAAATTATGAACTTTATAGTCCTTATGGGGAATATGTAGTGGAATACGAGAAATTGCATGCCAATGGCAAAATCAATAATTTATTAAATCTAGATCTGACAGCTAACGCAAAAATGGATGAATTATGGCTTAATTATCAGCGTTTAAAGGATGTAACAGCTAATCTCGGAATAAAAGATAATGTTGTTAATATCGCAAGTATAAGAAATGAAAACCTGAATGCAAGTGGTAAATATAACATTAAATCTGGTAACATGGATATAAATGCAGCATTAAAAGATTATATGCTTTATGACACTTCTCCATATAAAGTGAATTTAAAAGTTAAAAATTTGGATGCAAATTTAACAGGAACAGTAGATAAACTTTCTGGAAGTATAATAATGCCATCTGCACCAACAACAATAAAATCAACTTATGTAGGTGATACAAACGCATCAATTAGTATAAAGGATGGGATTATGAGATTTGACGATGTGACTTTACGTGAAAATAAACTAAATGGAACTTATGATCTTAAAACTGGAATTTCAGATATTGAGCTTAGTTTAAATGAGCCAGATATTCCAAAACTTTTGGATATGAAAGAGTTGACATTTGGAACGAAGTCAAATCTTAAGCTTAAGGGAAATTTAAATAATTTTAACTTGGAAGGACAGTTAGCTTTAAATAATATGAGTCTTAAAAGTTATAAAATTCCGCATATTGTTGCAGATATTAAATATTCTAATGGAACTACAGATAAATTGTTTAAGTATGGAACATTTGATTTGCAAAAGTTGAGATTTATTGGAGATAATCAGGAAACATTATTTGAAACACAGACTAAATTTGATTTAGCAAATGTAAATATTGATTATCAGTTGGAAAAACAAAAATTTTCGCTTGATTCGATACAGGACTTAAAAGATAAGGGATATAGTGGAGATATAGATTTTGGATTCTTTTATCGTGGAAGTTTTGAGAAATTTATAACTGGAGTTAAGATAAAGTCAGATTCAGTTAAACTTAGTGGATTTCCTGTGAAAAATGTGGATATTGATTTACAAGCTGATGAAAAAGCTTTAAATATTGGACAATTTTATTTAGAATATGAAAAAAATCCACTTCTTGTAAATGGATATGTCCAATTTATACCAGTAAAGTATAATGTTTCTATGTTAGCAAAAGACTTTAACTTGGATTTCTTAGGGATTAATAAAGATATAGAGCAAGCAAGTGGAGTTGCGAATATAGATGCGATTTTCTCAAATGAAGCTACAACAGGTCATATTTTGTTGAATAACTTTAATTATAAAACAAAGGATAAATTGACGCTTATAGATAACGTGAATACTGATATTAATCTTAAAAATAATAAACTTATAGTAAATAGGCTAGATGGTGGATATAATGGAGGAACTTTTAAAGTAACAGGAGATTTGGATGTTCCAACTATTCCTAATGATTTTATGAAGACAAAGCGTCTGGAACTTGGAAAATTTGAATTGAATGCAAACCTTAACAATGTAGGACTTCATTATGGAACGGGAATAGATTTCGCACTTAGTGGAAATGCAATATTTACAGAAAACAGATTGTTTGGAGATCTTGTTGTGAATAATGCTCAAATACGTGAGATTCCAAATTTTAATTCATCAAATTCAGAAAATGCTGAAATGGAAAACTCAGAACAGCAGAAGAAAAAAGAACAAGATAAAACAATTGTAGAAGGAATTGTAGAAGAGGTAATTGACAAAATATTAAAGCAGTATACAGTTGAATTAAATGTTCAAGCTGGTGACAATGTAAAAATTAATATTCCAAATGTAAGCATTGTGAGAAATATAAAAGGGACAGTAAAAGGTTCATCTGAAATTACTTATGCTGATAGTCAAATTGGAATAGATGGAGAGTATGGAATTACAAAAGGTTCTTTTTCTGTAAATGGTAATGATTTTAAAATTGAAGGGGCAGAGATAAGATTTGTTCCATCTATTAATGGCCTAACAGCGTCTGTATCAGATCCATTTGTGATTTTTGATGCTAGTACAGTAGTAAATGGTGATAGGATTGAAATAAGTGTAAATGGAAATATAAGTAATCCTGAGATTAGATTTACATCTTCTTCTGGAAAAACTAGAGAAGAAATAATATCATTACTTGCATTTAATACTGTAATTGGAAATAGTGATAAGCCTGGTGAAAATAAGGATAATTCAGCCGATGGAGTAGTAGTGGCAGGATCCTTAGTCAATACTGCATTAAATGAACTGTTTCTTTCATCAGTAACTGGTAAAATAAAAGATGTATTAGGAATATCAAAATTCAATGTTTCTACGAATGTTGACCGTTCAAATAAAACAGGAGAATATAGTGCGGCGACAACGCTTACACTGCAGAATAATTTATACAAGGATAGATTATTTTGGAATGCTTCAGTTAAATTTCCATATCAGACTTCAAAAAACGATGAAAAAAATCCAATTGGATATAATGCGTGGTTAAGTTATGGTGTTTCAAATGGATTAGATTTAAGAATCGGAGGAGAAAGTCTGAAAAGATCTAGTTCTAGTACGAATATGAGTAACGGTGCAAAGATAAATTATTATTTTGGAGTCGATTTTTCAACGAAAGCTGATACATTTGGAGATCTTTTAAAAAAGATATTTAGGAAGAAAAAATTAGATACACTAAAAAAATAG